The following proteins are co-located in the Sulfurospirillum deleyianum DSM 6946 genome:
- a CDS encoding undecaprenyl-diphosphate phosphatase — MDIFQSVIMGIVEGFTEFLPVSSTGHMIIVGDWLGLKQDNFIKAYEIIIQFAAILAVVLNYKEKFSPKKINLWMKLAVAFVPLGAVGFLFAKQVKAMFSVEIVALMFIIGGIIFLAVEKFYKPKEHFVDDVEKVSYKQALWIGIAQIFALIPGTSRAGSTIIGAMLVGLTRKASAEFSFLLAFPVMCATTGYDILKHHNELLMEGNFTALAVGFVVSFIVAYATIKLFLKFLERFTFVSFGIYRILFGIALLLYV, encoded by the coding sequence GTGGATATTTTTCAATCTGTCATTATGGGAATTGTTGAGGGGTTTACGGAGTTTTTGCCTGTTTCTTCGACGGGGCATATGATTATTGTGGGCGATTGGTTGGGGCTAAAGCAAGATAATTTTATCAAAGCGTATGAGATTATCATCCAGTTTGCGGCGATTTTAGCTGTGGTTTTAAACTACAAAGAGAAATTTTCCCCTAAAAAAATCAATCTTTGGATGAAACTTGCCGTAGCGTTTGTACCTCTAGGTGCGGTGGGATTTTTATTTGCCAAGCAAGTCAAGGCAATGTTTAGCGTTGAAATCGTAGCACTGATGTTTATCATTGGGGGCATCATCTTTTTAGCGGTTGAAAAGTTTTACAAACCCAAAGAGCACTTTGTGGATGATGTGGAAAAGGTGAGTTACAAGCAAGCCCTTTGGATTGGGATTGCTCAGATTTTTGCTCTGATTCCTGGAACAAGTAGAGCGGGTTCGACGATTATTGGAGCGATGTTAGTGGGACTCACACGCAAAGCGAGTGCTGAGTTCTCCTTTTTACTTGCCTTTCCTGTGATGTGCGCTACCACGGGCTATGACATCCTCAAACACCACAATGAACTCCTTATGGAGGGTAATTTTACCGCTTTGGCGGTGGGATTTGTCGTCTCATTTATAGTGGCGTATGCGACGATTAAACTCTTTTTAAAATTTTTAGAGCGCTTTACCTTTGTGAGCTTTGGCATTTATCGCATTCTTTTTGGCATAGCGCTTCTACTTTATGTTTAA
- a CDS encoding DUF134 domain-containing protein, with protein sequence MSRQKCHRVTSYQPLITCFDPKGTKHDESISLIPEEVEALYLMDLLDLYQEEAALRMEVSRPTFARIIKSARQKVARALLGGYELHLGTKRERYVVAFCSNETTHFESLNIKDTYVCIFSVENHRIVKREILLNPAHEKEAKPPLVLAPLLHEHGVNFFLTKSLGQGLKNALSARGIHVIEKDVISEDEIPKLF encoded by the coding sequence ATGTCCCGTCAAAAATGCCATCGTGTCACCTCTTATCAGCCTTTAATCACCTGTTTTGACCCGAAGGGAACAAAACACGATGAGAGTATTTCTTTAATTCCTGAAGAGGTAGAAGCGCTTTATTTGATGGATTTATTGGATTTGTATCAAGAAGAGGCGGCGTTGAGGATGGAAGTTTCCCGTCCTACCTTTGCACGTATTATCAAATCCGCCCGTCAAAAAGTGGCACGAGCACTTTTAGGTGGATATGAGTTGCATTTGGGAACAAAACGAGAGCGTTATGTGGTGGCGTTTTGTAGCAATGAAACAACGCATTTTGAATCTCTGAATATCAAAGATACGTATGTATGTATCTTTAGCGTCGAAAATCATAGGATTGTTAAACGAGAAATTCTTCTAAATCCCGCACATGAAAAAGAGGCAAAACCCCCTCTAGTGTTAGCGCCACTTTTGCATGAGCATGGGGTAAACTTTTTTTTAACAAAAAGCCTCGGGCAAGGGCTCAAAAACGCTCTTAGTGCCAGAGGCATTCATGTGATTGAGAAAGATGTGATCAGTGAAGATGAGATACCAAAGCTTTTTTAA
- a CDS encoding NifB/NifX family molybdenum-iron cluster-binding protein, whose amino-acid sequence MIAMPIKTENQNGILAPLFGKAKWFALIDDAGTVTIHANSKEGGMRVARWFEQMGVTTLITNHLGEKPFHALRQAGVKIYFAGEERISIEEAMKHLKANTLLEVTLSNYMNLLGEEATGHHHEEEPLDNDKKPLFKTKLKCCETKGENSLMGHEHQHTPCHKHETH is encoded by the coding sequence ATGATCGCAATGCCGATTAAAACAGAAAATCAAAATGGCATCCTAGCCCCTCTTTTTGGTAAAGCAAAATGGTTTGCTCTTATTGATGATGCTGGTACCGTAACCATTCACGCCAATAGTAAAGAAGGTGGGATGAGAGTGGCACGCTGGTTTGAACAAATGGGTGTCACAACACTGATTACAAACCATTTAGGTGAAAAACCTTTTCATGCCCTCAGACAAGCAGGTGTTAAGATTTACTTTGCAGGAGAGGAGCGTATCAGCATTGAAGAGGCGATGAAGCATCTTAAAGCTAACACTCTTTTAGAAGTAACGCTCAGCAATTACATGAACCTTTTAGGCGAAGAGGCAACAGGACACCATCACGAAGAAGAGCCCCTTGATAACGATAAAAAGCCTCTGTTTAAAACCAAACTCAAATGTTGCGAAACCAAAGGTGAAAATTCTCTTATGGGGCATGAGCATCAACACACACCGTGCCATAAGCACGAAACACACTGA
- a CDS encoding EAL domain-containing protein, translating into MVKQFIEKGVITIAFQPIISIRSAKMMGVEALMRAVDENNESLSPVFVFEQSQKENLCFMLDKHVRMQALRAFKPLLDVNKELLLFLNFESHLLDTSLSFQDFAFCALANEVGIPPSRVVIEIKEYQIENTKRLKEFCDFYKERGFLIALDDFGAGNANFDRISTVRPHIVKIDRSLIFNVHQNFIHKEILKSIANMCFNIGALVLAEGVEEEEEILTAMKLDIDLFQGFWFSRPSSVVFRKEVCDEKIAYIGEKHTHNVKASMQHKSFLIQSAKAYAQMIIDALVQNRDLDLHDFLKEFDPIEAIYCINADSGIQEGATYISAHTNDFFQPARDGDNHALKEYFYITKESTRGDYLSQKYISRASGRMCRTFAQKFFMGDEEKILCLDLKVSSLT; encoded by the coding sequence ATGGTAAAACAATTCATTGAAAAAGGTGTTATTACGATTGCTTTTCAGCCAATTATTTCGATTCGTAGCGCTAAAATGATGGGAGTAGAGGCACTCATGCGAGCAGTAGATGAAAATAATGAATCGCTCTCTCCTGTTTTTGTGTTTGAGCAGTCTCAAAAAGAGAATCTCTGCTTTATGCTTGATAAACATGTGCGTATGCAAGCGCTAAGAGCTTTCAAACCTCTTTTAGATGTCAATAAAGAGCTACTGCTTTTTTTAAACTTTGAATCTCATTTGCTTGATACGTCACTAAGCTTTCAAGATTTTGCTTTTTGCGCTCTTGCCAATGAAGTGGGTATTCCACCTTCTCGTGTTGTCATTGAGATTAAAGAGTATCAGATTGAAAATACCAAACGTCTCAAAGAGTTTTGTGACTTTTACAAGGAGAGAGGTTTTTTAATTGCGTTGGATGATTTTGGAGCTGGCAATGCCAATTTTGACCGTATTTCAACCGTACGCCCCCATATTGTCAAAATTGACCGTTCCCTTATTTTTAATGTGCATCAAAACTTTATTCATAAAGAGATTTTAAAATCCATCGCAAACATGTGTTTTAACATTGGGGCATTGGTTTTAGCGGAGGGCGTTGAAGAAGAAGAGGAAATTCTAACGGCGATGAAGTTGGACATAGACCTCTTTCAAGGGTTTTGGTTTTCAAGACCTAGCAGTGTAGTGTTTCGTAAAGAGGTATGCGATGAAAAGATAGCTTACATTGGAGAGAAACATACCCATAATGTCAAAGCATCTATGCAACATAAGAGCTTTTTAATACAAAGTGCTAAAGCCTATGCCCAGATGATTATTGATGCTTTAGTTCAAAATAGAGATTTAGATTTGCATGATTTTTTGAAAGAGTTTGACCCGATTGAGGCGATTTATTGTATTAATGCCGACTCAGGTATTCAAGAGGGCGCAACGTATATTAGTGCACATACTAACGACTTTTTTCAACCAGCACGGGATGGTGACAATCATGCTTTAAAAGAGTATTTTTACATTACCAAAGAATCAACGAGGGGTGATTATCTGAGTCAAAAGTACATCTCCCGCGCATCGGGTCGTATGTGTCGAACCTTTGCGCAGAAGTTTTTTATGGGAGATGAGGAGAAAATTTTGTGTTTAGACCTTAAAGTCTCCTCATTAACCTAA
- the nikA gene encoding nickel ABC transporter substrate-binding protein produces the protein MMIGKKRGALLCSALILAFLTGCESKPKEVKVAKTELVYASTKDIRNINPHLYGGEMSAQNMVFESLVMNTPEGVKPWLAERWEISSDGKSYTFYLRKDVKFSDGSPFDATVVKKNIDAVIDNRARHAWLELVNQIEGSEVVDNFTYKLTLKNPYYPTLSELAMTRPFRFIAPSCFIEGATKNGVSCYVGTGAWVLSEHQKNAFALFKKNPNYWGEKAKLEQIKWRVMPDHQSVLLALQKGEIDLIFGADGDMIDLNAFSVLQKEGKYTTLLSQPTASRAILLNTKQPITGEAKLREALQHAINKEMIVSGILNHSENSANTLFAPITPYCDVPLSRKLYDVEKAKALLDEAGWMMDEKLGYRSKEGKILSLRLYFNANNAQEKAISEYIQSNLKEVGVELKIIGEEKQAFLDRQKSGDFDLQYALSWGTPYDPQSFVSSWRMAAHGDYQAQLGLEKKAWLDAQIQAILIEPSHEKRTKMYAEILTYIHDANVYVPLSYARTKAVFTPKLKGVSFNPSQYEIPFEKMFFE, from the coding sequence ATGATGATAGGAAAAAAAAGAGGAGCCTTACTATGCTCAGCCCTTATCTTGGCATTTTTGACGGGATGTGAAAGCAAACCCAAAGAGGTCAAGGTGGCTAAAACAGAGTTGGTATATGCCAGTACCAAAGATATTCGTAACATTAATCCGCACTTGTACGGAGGAGAGATGTCCGCTCAAAACATGGTCTTTGAATCTTTGGTCATGAACACGCCTGAAGGGGTTAAACCGTGGTTGGCTGAACGTTGGGAGATCAGTAGTGATGGCAAAAGCTACACCTTTTATTTGCGCAAAGATGTCAAATTTAGTGATGGTAGCCCTTTTGATGCGACGGTGGTGAAGAAAAACATCGATGCGGTGATTGATAATCGTGCAAGACACGCATGGTTAGAGTTGGTCAATCAAATCGAAGGCAGTGAAGTCGTCGATAACTTTACCTATAAACTTACCCTCAAAAATCCCTACTATCCAACTTTAAGCGAACTTGCGATGACAAGACCCTTTCGTTTCATTGCGCCATCGTGCTTTATCGAGGGTGCAACCAAAAATGGGGTAAGTTGTTATGTAGGAACAGGTGCGTGGGTGCTTTCAGAGCATCAGAAAAACGCTTTTGCACTCTTTAAGAAAAACCCAAACTATTGGGGAGAAAAAGCAAAACTGGAACAGATTAAATGGCGAGTGATGCCTGATCATCAAAGTGTGTTACTCGCACTGCAAAAAGGTGAAATCGACCTTATTTTTGGAGCGGATGGCGACATGATAGACCTCAATGCCTTTAGTGTGCTTCAAAAAGAGGGAAAATACACGACCTTGCTCAGCCAACCCACCGCCTCTCGTGCCATTTTACTCAACACCAAACAGCCTATCACGGGGGAAGCAAAGCTAAGAGAAGCTCTGCAACACGCTATCAATAAAGAGATGATCGTCTCTGGCATTTTAAATCACTCAGAAAATAGCGCCAACACGCTTTTTGCCCCAATAACGCCCTATTGCGATGTGCCGCTCTCTCGCAAACTTTACGATGTTGAAAAAGCTAAAGCCTTGCTGGATGAAGCGGGTTGGATGATGGATGAGAAGCTAGGATATCGAAGCAAAGAGGGAAAAATACTCTCCTTGCGTCTTTATTTTAATGCCAACAACGCACAAGAAAAAGCCATTAGCGAGTACATTCAAAGCAATCTTAAAGAGGTGGGCGTGGAGCTTAAGATTATTGGAGAGGAGAAACAAGCCTTTTTAGACAGACAAAAAAGCGGTGACTTTGACTTACAATACGCTCTTTCATGGGGAACACCCTACGATCCTCAATCGTTCGTCTCTTCATGGCGTATGGCAGCGCATGGCGATTATCAAGCGCAGTTAGGGTTAGAGAAAAAAGCGTGGTTAGATGCGCAAATTCAAGCCATTTTGATTGAACCATCACACGAAAAGCGCACAAAAATGTACGCAGAGATTTTGACTTACATTCACGATGCAAACGTCTATGTGCCACTGAGTTATGCTCGCACCAAAGCGGTATTTACACCTAAACTTAAAGGGGTGAGTTTTAATCCTTCTCAGTATGAAATCCCTTTTGAAAAGATGTTTTTCGAGTAA
- the opp1B gene encoding nickel/cobalt ABC transporter permease, with amino-acid sequence MSRFIAKRLLLILPLLLGISVVSFTLSALSPSDPAEVALRVNDITPTTEAIAQMREELGLNASLHVRYFSWLLGVLKGDFGVSYITKTPVLHEIAHALPTTLLLAGITLGLVLVWGAFLGVVCALYRNRFLDRAIRSVIFFTGAIPSFWLALLFIAFFSLTLDLFPTAGLEERSGIILPSLTLFLSYVATYMRLMRSSMLQNEHAPYIFYARVRGLSEAKIMKHRIINALHPFVIALGMSIPKLIAGTVVIETIFALPGVGRLCVSAIFSRDYPMIQGYVFLMALLFLLFNLIADVSVKLIDPRLRGEL; translated from the coding sequence ATGAGTCGTTTTATTGCCAAGCGCCTTTTGCTTATACTTCCTTTGCTCTTAGGAATTTCGGTGGTGAGTTTTACCCTCTCCGCCCTCAGTCCTAGTGATCCAGCAGAGGTGGCATTGCGGGTCAATGACATTACCCCTACCACAGAAGCGATTGCGCAGATGCGTGAAGAGTTAGGACTCAATGCTTCTTTACATGTAAGGTATTTCTCATGGCTTTTAGGTGTTTTAAAGGGCGATTTTGGGGTGAGTTACATTACTAAAACGCCCGTACTTCATGAAATAGCCCACGCTCTTCCCACCACCCTTCTTTTAGCGGGTATTACCTTAGGTTTGGTACTCGTTTGGGGTGCATTTTTGGGTGTAGTGTGCGCCTTATATCGCAATCGTTTTTTAGATAGAGCCATCAGAAGCGTCATTTTTTTTACGGGTGCCATTCCTAGCTTTTGGCTCGCACTACTCTTTATTGCCTTTTTTTCACTCACCTTAGATCTTTTCCCAACCGCAGGCTTAGAGGAGCGCTCAGGCATTATTTTGCCCTCATTGACTCTGTTTTTAAGCTATGTAGCGACCTATATGCGACTGATGCGAAGTAGCATGTTGCAAAATGAGCATGCCCCTTACATCTTCTATGCAAGAGTGAGGGGGCTGAGTGAGGCGAAGATTATGAAACATCGCATTATCAATGCCTTGCACCCTTTTGTAATTGCGCTTGGCATGTCGATTCCAAAATTAATCGCAGGAACGGTGGTTATTGAAACTATTTTTGCTTTGCCAGGAGTTGGACGGCTGTGTGTGAGTGCGATTTTTAGCCGTGATTATCCGATGATTCAAGGCTATGTCTTTTTAATGGCGCTTTTGTTTTTGCTCTTTAATCTCATCGCCGATGTAAGTGTGAAGCTCATAGACCCTCGTTTAAGAGGTGAGTTGTGA